The Amphiura filiformis chromosome 12, Afil_fr2py, whole genome shotgun sequence genome includes a region encoding these proteins:
- the LOC140166629 gene encoding neurotrypsin-like: MTSTLQLLFMAIGFIVVRFVKLETITGIRLLDESGTLNPRYGRVELQLDYNTHGWYGVCERGSYDLSHHIWNRMTANVACRQLGFLGGWNYSMHGISTRYTLEDFRCGLDTDTLDNCYYDYPELCGCAPSRDIIDDILNQCNYKEHKSQYQAAVSCYGKTDIDNIHIRLVPKTTLDPEVVKSETPNNYGKLEISFLDQWYDVCFHGIRSWTIEDATVACRHMGFELGAIETRRQEENAKRQYSFSSFNCLGTETNLFACLPDPPRNASCKDNDNVYIRCNGNVGLLY, encoded by the exons ATGACTTCAACTTTGCAGTTGCTCTTCATGGCGATCGGTTTTATTGTAGTCAGGTTTGTGAAGTTAG AGACCATCACTGGCATTCGGCTCCTTGATGAATCGGGAACCCTAAATCCCAGATACGGCAGAGTAGAACTACAACTGGACTACAATACACATGGTTGGTATGGGGTTTGTGAAAGAGGTTCTTATGATCTATCGCACCATATATGGAATCGGATGACAGCCAATGTAGCTTGTAGGCAACTAGGGTTTCTGGGAGGCTGGAATTATTCCATGCATGGAATCAGTACGAGATACACTCTGGAAGACTTTCGATGTGGATTAG ATACCGACACTTTAGACAATTGTTATTATGATTATCCCGAGCTCTGTGGTTGCGCCCCATCAAGAGACATCATCGATGATATTTTGAATCAGTGCAACTACAAAGAACATAAAAGCCAGTACCAAGCCGCGGTTTCCTGCTATGGTAAGACAG ACATTGACAATATACACATTCGTCTTGTTCCTAAAACAACGCTGGACCCCGAAGTTGTAAAATCGGAAACACCAAATAACTATGGAAAGCTAGAAATATCATTTCTAGACCAATGGTATGATGTATGTTTTCATGGGATCAGAAGCTGGACTATTGAAGATGCCACAGTGGCGTGTCGCCATATGGGATTCGAACTCGGGGCTATTGAAACAAGAAGGCAAGAAGAGAACGCTAAGAGACAATATTCATTCAGCAGTTTCAATTGTCTTGGAA CTGAAACCAACCTATTTGCGTGCCTTCCTGATCCACCCAGAAATGCAAGCTGCAAAGATAATGACAACGTTTACATCAGATGCAATggtaatgtaggcctattgtattaa